One Prinia subflava isolate CZ2003 ecotype Zambia chromosome 8, Cam_Psub_1.2, whole genome shotgun sequence DNA window includes the following coding sequences:
- the SYS1 gene encoding protein SYS1 homolog encodes MAAQFRSYVWDPALIVAQMVLLQAGYYSSLGLWLALLGTLGSTGPSLQQVFSDEILGFSTPPGRLSMMAFILNALTCALGLLYFIRRGKQCLDFTVTVHFFHLLGCWIYNSRFPAALTWWLVHIVCTALMAAIGEYLCMRIELREIPLNSAPKSNV; translated from the exons aTGGCGGCGCAGTTCCGCAGCTACGTGTGGGACCCCGCGCTGATCGTGGCGCagatggtgctgctgcaggcgGGATACTACAGCTCGCTCGGGCTCTGGCTGGCCCTCCTcggcaccctgggcagcaccgGGCCCTCCCTCCAGCAGGTCTTCAGCGACGAG ATTTTAGGCTTCTCAACCCCGCCGGGGAGGCTCTCCATGATGGCTTTCATCCTCAATGCACTCACCTG CGCTCTGGGCTTGCTGTACTTCATCCGGCGGGGCAAGCAGTGCCTGGATTTCACCGTCACCGTCCACTTCTTCCAcctgctgggctgctggatCTACAACTCGCGCTTCCCGGCGGCGCTGACGTGGTGGCTGGTGCACATCGTGTGCACGGCGCTGATGGCGGCCATCGGGGAGTACCTGTGCATGAGGATAGAGCTGCGGGAGATCCCCCTCAACTCCGCCCCCAAATCCAACGTGTAG
- the LOC134554183 gene encoding neuritin-like, protein MGQRRGPAVLLLALGHLAGLLAAGPACADAYRGLSDCVLKLGDSMATYEEEEGIELQGLRRVCRYWDEFHTCALTVLWECQKEAAAVWEMLRRESRKTKFQGSLFDLCSPSMAQSFAWTRVPNISILSIPLIVTWLNL, encoded by the exons AtggggcagcggcggggcccggccgtGCTGCTCCTCGCCCTGG GGCACCTGGCCGGGCTGCTGGCAGCGGGACCCGCCTGCGCCGACGCTTACCGGGGCCTCTCGGACTGCGTCCTGAAGCTGGGGGACAGCATGGCCACGtacgaggaggaggagggcatcgagctgcaggggctgcgcAGAGTCTGCAG GTATTGGGATGAATTCCACACCTGTGCCCTGACAGTGCTTTGGGAGTGCcagaaggaagcagcagctgtctgGGAGATGCTGAGAAGGGAGTCCCGAAAAACCAAATTTCAAGGCAGCTTGTTTGACCTCTGCAGCCCCAGTATGGCCCAAAGCTTTGCCTGGACCCGCGTTCCCAACATTTCCATCCTCAGCATCCCCCTCATCGTCACTTGGCTGAACTTAtaa